The sequence GGACAGGTGCTTGTCCGTGTCGTTGCGGAGAAATACGCGGGCACGGGACTTGAATGGCATCTGGAAGTAACAGTTGTAGCTCCACGGGGCGCACTCGATGAACAGACATGAGAAATCGCGGCCGCTCCCGTTGCACCCGTCGCCGAAGAAGTCGGCCAGCGGGCACTGGACCGCCGGCTCCTTGGCGTCGTCAAACCAGACCTCGAGCACCACGCCCCGGGCGGCAAGATCCTTGGGTTGATGGCGGGTGATGTGAATGTGGCGGATGACGCCCGGCCCCTTCAGGTCGGCCAGAGGCATGCTCTTGTTGGCGTCCAGCCTGGGCAGGTCACTGTAGCGGTCCAGGTTCCAGCCGCCGTTGGCAAAGCCGGTCTGCACATCGGTGCGGATGATGGCCAGATCCGGCGGGGCGGCAGAGACCGGAACTGCCGCCGGCAGCAGCCACGTCGTCATGCCAATCCCACCCACGAGCCAAAATGTGATCCGATGCATCTGTAACCCCTTTCCTTGATGTACCATGGAGAAGCAAGAGACGGCAGCTACTGTACACGCGCAGACCGAACTGGGGAAGCAGCCGCCTCCGCCCGCTGCACCCTTCGCGGTGGGAATAATCGGCCTCCGTCCGGCACCGGGATAGAACCCACCACCAGCCTCCACGCCCCGTCATGAACCGCGGCTCGAGGCCCCGCCGCTCCCACCACTCCTCGCTCCACACTCACTTCCCGATGTTGTCCCGGACCCTATCAGGGTTGACAGTCCCGGTTCAGAGAGTTACTCCTAGCAACCATGTGCAGCAATCACCTTACCATGAAGCGTACCGTCAGCGGCCTGGTTCTGGTCCTCGCTTTCAGTTGTCCATCCCAGGCTCAGGAAGTGCCCGCGGTCGAAAAGTCCCTCTCCAACGGTATGCGCGTGCTCATGGTCGAACGGCATACCGAGCCCACCATCGCCGGCGGGTGGGTCGCCCACGTCGGCAGCTCGAATGAGCGACCGGGAATCACCGGTATTGCCCACTTGTTCGAGCACATGATGTTCAAGGGCAGCACCACGATCGGAACCAAGGACAATGCCAAGGACCAGGAGATCATCGCCAGCCAGGAGGTGCTTCGCGACCAGATGCGCGAGGAAGAGGCCAGAATGCGGGCCGCCCTCCGCCGTGGCCACATCGACGACATGCTCAAACCGGAAAACGCCACGCCCCGTTGGCGCGAACTGAAGAAACAGTTCGATGAGCTCATCACCCAGCAGCGCGCTAACATGGTCAAGGACGAGTTCGATCTGGTATACACCGCGGCCGGCGGCAGCCACCTCAACGCCTTCACATCCAACGATCAGACGGCCTACTTCGTCACCGTCCCGGCCAATAAACTCGAACTCTGGATGTGGATGGAGTCCGACCGCCTGCTCAACCACGTCTTCCGCGAGTTCTACTCCGAACGCGATGTGGTCCAGGAAGAACGCCGCCTCGGCGTCGACTCCACCCCCCTCGGCAAGGCCGGCGAGGCGTTCGAGGCCCTGGCTTGGGGCGGCCATCCATACGCCTGGCCCGTCGTGGGCTGGCCGTCGGATCTGCCCGCCATCACCAAGGCCCAGGCGGACGAGTTCTTCGCCATCTACTACGCCCCACAGAACATCACCCTCGTCCTCGTCGGCGATCTCAAGCCCGACGCCGTCATCCCCCTGGCCGAGCGCTACTTCGGCCGGATCTCCCGCGGTAGCATCGACCCGCCAGAAGTGATCACCGCGGATCCCCGCCACCCAATCGAGCGAAGAATGAACGCCCAGGTCGACGCCAACCCCCAAGTCTGGATCGCCTGGCAAACCGTCGCCTCCGCTCACCGCGACGCCTACCCCCTGGCCGTGCTCTGCGGCTTGCTCGAAGGACGAACCGGCCGCCTGCACAAGGCCCTGGTACTCAAGGACCAAATCGCCACCTCCGTCTCCGCCGCCGATGACTGCCGCAAGTGGGCCGGCAGCTTCGCCATCAGCGCTGAAGCCCGCGAGCCGCACACACCGGCAAAATGCGAGCAGGCCGTCTACACCGTACTCGATCGCCTCGCCCGCGACGACGTGCCCGCCGAAGAACTCCAGAAGGTCAAAAACCAGTTCGCCGCACGCGAGTACCGCAAGCTCGCCAATAACTACGCCATCTTCATGCAGCTCATCCACTACGACGGACAGGGTAACTGGCGCGAGATCAACGAGGCCGGCCCTAAACTCCAGGCGGTCACCGCGGCCGACGTCCGACGCGTGGTCAACCGGTACTTCACCCCCGAGAACCGGGCCGTGGCCTTGCTCACCCGCAAGCCGCCCGCAGTCCCGCCAAGCCCCACCGAACAGTAAAAGGAGTTAAAAGGCTCTTCCCGTGAGGTATGAACCATGATCCAGCCACACCGCAATGCACACTTGCTGGCCAGCGGCCTTACCCTGATGGCCGTGGGATGCAGCACCGCCGTGACCAGGATAACCATCCCCAACCGCCCGGAGAAGCTCACCTATCCGCCGCTGGTCTATCATCCGCCGACTCCCGCCGACTACCGCGTGCCACTCGCCGCAGGACCGGTCGCCTACCTGGTACCCGACCGCTCACGCCCCCTGATCACCGTGCAGGTGCTCGTCCGCGCTCCAGCCTACGCCGTCCCCGCCGGCAAAGAGCCCCTGAACTCCCTCCTCGCCGATCTGCTCACCCAGGGCGGTACCCAATCCCAAACCGCCGAACAACTCGAGGAACGCCTCGAGTTCCTGGCCGCCGAACTCGGCGTGCACGCATCCCATACCGAAATGTCCGCCCGCCTGAATATCCTCACCAAAGACTTCGACCAGGGCCTGGCCATCCTCCGACAAATCCTCACTACCCCGCGATTCCAGGAGGACCGGCTCAACCTCCTCAAACAGCAGGAACTGCAAGCCATGCGCGAACGCAACGACGCCTCGGCCGGTATCGAGCAACGCGAACGCGGCTTCCTGGCATTCGGCGAGTCGTTCTTCACCAACCGCCACGCCACCGCAGCCTCCCTCCAGTCCGTGACCCGCGACGACCTCGTAGCATTCCATCGTCAGTTCTTCCACCCCGCCAACATGGTCCTCGCGGTCAGCGGCGACTTCGACCGCGCCGAGATGATCAGGAAACTCGACACCTTCCTCAGTGACTGGCCCATCACCGGCAAAACCGCACCACCCTGTCCTACCGACGCGACCTTCGCTGCCCCAGGTGTCTACCTGGTCAACAAACCCGAGGTCAACCAGGGCCGCGTCGGCGTCCTCCTGCCCGGCATCCGGCGCGATAACCCCGACTACTACGCCGTGACCGTGATGAACGACATCCTCGGCGGCGGAGGATTCACCTCGCGGATCATGAAGCGAGTTCGATCCGATGAGGGACTGGCCTACTCCGCGGGCTCGCACTTCCCGGCAGGAGTACACTACCCGCTCTTCTTCGCCGCCGGATTCCAGACCAAGGCCCGGACCGTCGCCTTCGCTACCTCCATCGTCCTGACCGAAATGAAACGCATCGCCGCCGAACCGGTCAGCGATCAGGAGTTGCATACTTCCAAGCGATCCTTCATCGACGTCTTCCCGAACAACTTCGTCACCGCCGATCAGATCGCCGCCACCTTCGCCAACGACGAGTTCACCGGACGCTACGCCTCCGATCCCGATTACTGGAAGAACTACCGCGCAAAAATCGACGCCCTGACCAAGACCGACATCCAACGCGTGGCCGGTCAGTACCTCACACCCGAAAAGGTGGTCATCCTCGTTGTCGGCCCAAGGGAGGAGATACTCAAGGGACACCCCGACCATCCGGTCACCCTCCAGTCGCTCTCCCCCGGCTCGCTCAAGGACCTGCCGCTCCGCGATCCGCTGACCCTGAAGCCCATGACCAGGTAGATCGGCACCGGATACTCCTCCTGGTCCGCCACGAGGCGGCAATCGATACCCGCTCACGAGATCCAGGCCCGCCGCCATCCGCTATTCACCGGCCGCCGCCAGGCCCCTCCGGCGGTTCTTGCCCCCTCTCGCTGCGTGCGAACCGCCGCTGCCCCGCCTCCTTCCGGGACACGCGCAGTGTTCTTGCCACGGAGCCCGGCGCAGCCTCGCTGCCGATCAACCACCCACTCACCCTCAGGCTCAATCGCCCTCAAGACCGGCAGTGCTTGTGAATCTGGGTAACGGCGTTGGCTTCGTTTGGCGCTCCATGTCGCCGGTGAACGGCACTGCATACCCCCTGGCGCGGTCGGAAAGGCGGATTCCACCCTTGAAGCTGGCTTCGTTTCGTATCCCGGCAACGACAGGGGCAGGTAGACCCGCGATCGGAAAAGCTCACCCCTGCACCGGCCACGAACAGGGCCCTCGCCCGGGTCCGGCCCCGCCTGCCGGGACACCCGAACCTGACCCCCGAACCACCCGCTCAGCTCCTTGGCAGCCTCTTCCCCCAACCACCCAGCTTGGACGAGATCATCGACAAACCGAAGAAGACGATTCGAAGGACGGCCGCAAGAGGAGGACTCAGTCTCCGGATCGTGATCGCCTTGGACGGGCAGAGTTCCTGGCAACAGAAGCAGCGAATGCAGCCCTTAAGATCGGCAGTGGGCTTGCCGGTATCCATCGTGATGACCTTCGCTGGACAATGCCTCGCACACAAGGCGCAACCGGTGCACGCGGCGCGGTGAAAGACCGGGCGAGCCTTGATCCACTGCGACAGCCGCCCGAGAAGTGCACTCTGCGACCAGGACACCGCAAGCATCTCGCCCATCGCCGGCATGTCAAACCGCTCGACCCGGGCGTCATCAACACAACAACCGCGAAGCGTGACCTCGGCCAGGCCCGTCGGACAAAGACCTCGCTCCGCTGCAGCCTTCATCACCGGGACCTGCATCGGGTCGGCACCCACCAGGCTCAGAGCAACATAGTCCAGGGCAAAGGCGTCCTCACTCGCCAGGATCAGACCGAGATGCCGCGGATCGCCGGCCGACGGACCCGCACCCTCCATCCCAATCACGGCGTCCATCAGCGTCAGCTTCGGTCGGGCGGCCAGGTAGATGTCAATCAGCGCGTCCGCGAACGTGCCGTAGTCCGCCATCCGCATGTGGTACTCGATCTTGTCCGTACCCGCGATCGCGCCAAAAAGGTTCTTCACCGCTCCGGTGTACACCATCTGCCCGTGCGTCTTCAGCTTCGGCAGGTTGATCACCAGATCGGCCTGGGCAACGGCGGTGATCAGATGCACCCGCTTCAGCAGCTTGCCCGAAGGACTGGACACCTCCGTGTCCGTGAAATCATGGTTGAGAGTCAGGCCGGTGTCACGGGCTACCTGCTCCATGCCCGTCGCGGAATACACACTTTTGAGCAGGGTGGCGACAAACGGCCCGCCCGGACTGTCGGCCACGCTGACAACGCCGCCCGCTTCCTGGACCAGCCGGGCAACCGCCGCCACGACGGCCGGATGAGTCGTCGTCGCTTCAGTTGGGGCCCGAGCAGCCAAAAGGTTGGGCTTCAGCAGAACACGCATGCCCGGCTGCACAAACCGCGACATGCCGCCAAGGTACTCCACCGACCGCCGAACCGCCTCCTCGACCGCCAAGACGCCGTAACTCTCGCATCCGATGATCGAGACAACACTCATGCCCGGGATTATCGCGGATGACAGACCCATATCCAGTCAGGCAGTCTTCCATCAATGGCGCAAAGACCAAAGGCCGGGGCCGACCTCATCGAACCCGGGAGCGGAGAACGAAGTGCCAAAAGCCGGCCACCGCTCCTCTTACTTCAGTTCTACATGCCAGTAGGCGTGGTCAAGGAACTGCTTCCAGGACCGGTAACGATGACTCGAGAGTTGCACGGTCAGAGCCGGCGACCGGCGAGGCTTGGCCGGCAGGACAATCAGCGTCATGCCCGCCTGAACCGGCGTCCGGCCGCCTTTCTTGACGTTGCACTGCAGGCAGCAGCAGACCAGATTGTCCCACGTCGCCCGGCCGTTCTGACTTCGGGGCACAACGTGGTCCAGACTCA comes from Phycisphaerae bacterium and encodes:
- a CDS encoding insulinase family protein, whose protein sequence is MKRTVSGLVLVLAFSCPSQAQEVPAVEKSLSNGMRVLMVERHTEPTIAGGWVAHVGSSNERPGITGIAHLFEHMMFKGSTTIGTKDNAKDQEIIASQEVLRDQMREEEARMRAALRRGHIDDMLKPENATPRWRELKKQFDELITQQRANMVKDEFDLVYTAAGGSHLNAFTSNDQTAYFVTVPANKLELWMWMESDRLLNHVFREFYSERDVVQEERRLGVDSTPLGKAGEAFEALAWGGHPYAWPVVGWPSDLPAITKAQADEFFAIYYAPQNITLVLVGDLKPDAVIPLAERYFGRISRGSIDPPEVITADPRHPIERRMNAQVDANPQVWIAWQTVASAHRDAYPLAVLCGLLEGRTGRLHKALVLKDQIATSVSAADDCRKWAGSFAISAEAREPHTPAKCEQAVYTVLDRLARDDVPAEELQKVKNQFAAREYRKLANNYAIFMQLIHYDGQGNWREINEAGPKLQAVTAADVRRVVNRYFTPENRAVALLTRKPPAVPPSPTEQ
- a CDS encoding insulinase family protein → MIQPHRNAHLLASGLTLMAVGCSTAVTRITIPNRPEKLTYPPLVYHPPTPADYRVPLAAGPVAYLVPDRSRPLITVQVLVRAPAYAVPAGKEPLNSLLADLLTQGGTQSQTAEQLEERLEFLAAELGVHASHTEMSARLNILTKDFDQGLAILRQILTTPRFQEDRLNLLKQQELQAMRERNDASAGIEQRERGFLAFGESFFTNRHATAASLQSVTRDDLVAFHRQFFHPANMVLAVSGDFDRAEMIRKLDTFLSDWPITGKTAPPCPTDATFAAPGVYLVNKPEVNQGRVGVLLPGIRRDNPDYYAVTVMNDILGGGGFTSRIMKRVRSDEGLAYSAGSHFPAGVHYPLFFAAGFQTKARTVAFATSIVLTEMKRIAAEPVSDQELHTSKRSFIDVFPNNFVTADQIAATFANDEFTGRYASDPDYWKNYRAKIDALTKTDIQRVAGQYLTPEKVVILVVGPREEILKGHPDHPVTLQSLSPGSLKDLPLRDPLTLKPMTR
- a CDS encoding DUF362 domain-containing protein, translating into MSVVSIIGCESYGVLAVEEAVRRSVEYLGGMSRFVQPGMRVLLKPNLLAARAPTEATTTHPAVVAAVARLVQEAGGVVSVADSPGGPFVATLLKSVYSATGMEQVARDTGLTLNHDFTDTEVSSPSGKLLKRVHLITAVAQADLVINLPKLKTHGQMVYTGAVKNLFGAIAGTDKIEYHMRMADYGTFADALIDIYLAARPKLTLMDAVIGMEGAGPSAGDPRHLGLILASEDAFALDYVALSLVGADPMQVPVMKAAAERGLCPTGLAEVTLRGCCVDDARVERFDMPAMGEMLAVSWSQSALLGRLSQWIKARPVFHRAACTGCALCARHCPAKVITMDTGKPTADLKGCIRCFCCQELCPSKAITIRRLSPPLAAVLRIVFFGLSMISSKLGGWGKRLPRS